In Puntigrus tetrazona isolate hp1 chromosome 15, ASM1883169v1, whole genome shotgun sequence, the DNA window TAgaaagaacatttcaaaatgagGGTAATTATTCTTTGAATTCTTAtatacaaaatttttttttttcataaattcattatatagaaaataagtGTATAAAATAGTTCATTTGATAAATTCACTCTTGCTATATTCCTAACATGTAGGTATTTGAGACTTAATGTGTGTTGCGATATGCAGCTTGTAATGTGTTCTTAATTACCATCGACACTCGAGTTCTGCTTATATGGTTCTTTTTGTTACCTATCTGTTGCAATGTCTCAACTCTttgttatttctatatttaactgaaaatcACTAGTGGAAATGAAATTTAGGATCTCCTTCCTTAATTCATGTATCAGTTTATctagagaaacaaacaaaaaacctggacacacacaaacaaaataaatcacttgTAGGCCTATTATAGCTGACAAAGCACTAcgaaaagtgaaaaaaactacctctctctgtctcttcaaACTATCAATGAAATCTGGTTCCTGCTACACTGTGCTGCAGTGCGTTCTGTATGCACAATCGCAAAGGACTAGCAGTGACCAGATGTTTACTTTAGCATAAAGTATTACATCATTGTGTTGTCTAAAATGTCTCAAGAGATGaatcagaaaatatatttggaTTCAATTATGCAAATATCCAGTGATCTTTCCAACATAAAAGATTAAGGGTGAGCAATTTCATTCAAAGCAGCTCATAAGTGTTCagacatttaaagacattaaaactttatataGTCATATACAGTTctgtgatttaaatattttgcagaaaCTTCAGATAAATGCGTAAGATTTTTAGAAGAGtaatatgaaaatgttgtgaATTCTTTAAATTTGGTTTTATGTCTTCATGGTAATTTCCATTTTCAGCTTGTtcagaacatcaaacacaaAGCTGACATGAGTTCTTCAAATCCGAGTTTTGTACAAAATATGTCTATTGTTCGTCCTGAATACTTTTTCATCAGTGGACTTTCAGGTACACCATACAGCatgtattactatatttttttatgtttcacatATGTTATCGCTGTAATTGGGAACTCTGTAGTCCTTCTCATTATAGCTCTTGAACAAAGTCTGCACAGTCCAAAGTACATTGGTGTGTTTAACTTGGCCTTGGCTGATCTTGGTGAAACTAATGCAGTGATTCCAAATAtgatgaagatttttttttctgactctcAGTATGTGTCCTACAATGCTTGCTTGGCTAACATGttctttgttaacatttttattactgtgcAAAGTGCATCTCTTGTTGTTTTGGCATTTGATCGCTTTATTGCTATTTGTTTGCCGTTAAGATATCACGCAATAGTGAATAATACGGTCATGTCTATAGTGTTTGTAGTAATATGGATGTTTAACTCTTCTGTTGTGGCTCTGTCGACATCTTTGATGACCCGACTTTCATTCTGTAAATCTAATGTGGTACAGAGTTATTACTGTGATTATGGACCAGTGTTGAGGTTGGCATGCAACGACAACAGCATTAATATGTTCATAACAAACCTCATTGCAGCTTTGTTTCTTATAGCACCTGTGTTTATTATAGTCTTATCATATCTGGGCATTTTTTTTGCTCTAAGTAAAATTACAACTTGGGAAGcacgtttaaaagcactgaagACCTGTGTTTGTCACCTTTTGTTGGTCGGAATATTCTTTCTTCCtgtaatatgcatgtttattgCTTCATCAATTATTTCTCTCACTCCCAATGTTAGAGTCATCAGTGGATCTCTTTCATTTAGTCTTCCACCAATGTTAAATCctatcatttatgttttaaacacagctgaaatCAGAGTCTTAATTcgaaaactgcttaaaaatagAATTGTTCCAATtagaaagaaatttttaaaatgactgtaatgattgtttgttttccttcaaCAGTAGgaatgaaactatttttttcttgtgtttttaggTTCGTTATGTTGACATATATGATATaccgttgttgtttttttatgaattaatacatCTGATTTTAagtgtgtacagtatgtacCATGTTCTTAATTACTGACACcaagattacaaaaaaattaatttattgttgctatttgaatgcatttttgtgaGCAGTCAATATTATGCTGACATATATCATGTTACCCTGGTTTCATCTATCCAAATGCTTTTAACTGTTAACCATTTGTTAATATGCACATATCATTCAAATAATGCAAAGCAAGAATCCATTTTGACACAAGTATGCCTGAGATCTGCTTATGaagttctttttattgttttattgttctttttttctttttactgttgCGACatgtctctttttattttcttttaaacttagttatttttgtatttgctgtacaataaataatacaatctAAGCATGCACTAag includes these proteins:
- the LOC122359245 gene encoding olfactory receptor 51A4-like yields the protein MSSSNPSFVQNMSIVRPEYFFISGLSGTPYSMYYYIFLCFTYVIAVIGNSVVLLIIALEQSLHSPKYIGVFNLALADLGETNAVIPNMMKIFFSDSQYVSYNACLANMFFVNIFITVQSASLVVLAFDRFIAICLPLRYHAIVNNTVMSIVFVVIWMFNSSVVALSTSLMTRLSFCKSNVVQSYYCDYGPVLRLACNDNSINMFITNLIAALFLIAPVFIIVLSYLGIFFALSKITTWEARLKALKTCVCHLLLVGIFFLPVICMFIASSIISLTPNVRVISGSLSFSLPPMLNPIIYVLNTAEIRVLIRKLLKNRIVPIRKKFLK